A segment of the Pseudomonas versuta genome:
GTTGGAATAGTTAGGCAGTTGTGACATGTCCAGCTTCTGGAATGCGCCCGCTTTGATCTGCTTGCCCAGGAAGTGGTTCGACGGAACGACCACGTCGTAACCGGTGCGTCCTGCCAACAGTTTGCCTTCCAGCGTTTCGTTGGAGTCGAAAACGTCATACACCGGTTTGATGCCGGTGGTCTTTTCGAAATCGGCCAGTGTGTTCGGGGCGATGTAGTCCGACCAGTTGTAAATGTGCACGGTGGGTGCCGCTTGAACGCTGACGGCAAGCGTCAAACCAGCTCCGACCAGCAGGGTCTTGCGAAACAAAGATATAGACACTTGGTGGTCCTCTAAATAGTTGGGCCTGCAAGGCCCGCGTTGCATGGCAGCACAACTGCCAAAGACAAACCGGCGCGCAACTTACCCTCGATAAACCGGGACGGCAAAGTTTTCTGCGATTTATAGCCCTAAAACCATGATTTTTCGTGATTTCTGCCTTCTTCAGGAGCGTGCTTGCTCGCGATCTTCTGGATCTGAACAGCTCGTGGGCAAGCTCGCTCCTGCAAGGGGCAGTTATTTACCGGATTTGATCTTGGTCCAGCTGCGGGTCAGCAGACGCAAGGTTGCAGGCGGCAAATCGCTGATGGCATACAGCTTGGCCTTCACTTCATCCGACGGATAAATGCTCGGGTCACCGGAGATGTCTTTATTCACCAGCGGTGTTGCAGCCTTGTTACCGTTCGGGAAACGTACGCTGTTGGTGATTTCAGCCATGATTTCAGGCTGCATCAGGAAGTTCATCCAGGCGTAAGCGGCATCAACGTTCTCGGCGTCCTTGGGAATGGCGACCATGTCGTAGAAGCTGCCGGCACCCTCTTTAGGAATGGCGTATTTGAGTTTGACCTTGCCACCGGCTTCTTTGGCACGGGAGATGGACTGCTCCAGGTCGCCCGAGTACCCCACGGCTACGCAGATATTGCCGTTGGCCAGGTCAGAGATGTACTTGGAGGAGTGGAAGTAACCCACCGAAGGACGAATTTTCAGGAACAGTGCTTCGGCTTCAGCCAGTTGCTTCTTGTCTTGTGAATCGGTCGGGTAGCCCAGGTAGTGCAGGGCGGCCGGGATCATTTCGGTCGGCGAGTCGAGGAAGCTGATGCCACAGCTTTTCAGCTTTTCAGCGTTCTCTGGCTTGAACAGCACATCCCAGGAATCGATGGTGTCGACGCCCAGTGCGGCTTTGACCTTCTCGGGGTTGTAGCCGATGCCGATGGTGCCCCACATGTACGGGAAGGCATGTTTGTTGTCTTTGTCGCTGGCATCGCCAACGGCCTTGAGCAACGCAGGATCGAGGTTTTTCCAGTCAGGCAGCTTGGAGCGGTCCAGTTCCTGGTAAACCCCGGCCTTGATCTGCTTGGCCAGGAAATTGTTGGATGGCACGACGATGTCGTAACCGGACTTGCCCGCCAGCAGTTTGGCCTCAAGGGTCTCGTTGCTGTCGAACACGTCGTAAACCACTTTGATACCGGTCTGGTCTTCAAACTTTTTGACGGTATCGGGCGCGATATAGTCGGACCAGTTGTAGATGTGCAGAACCTTGTCCGCGGCTTGAGCTGCCCCCGCCATCACTCCCATCAAAGACAGGGCGAGAAGGGTCTTGCCAGCTTTTTTAAAACCTGATGCCTTCATCTGTAATGCTCCAATTGTTCTCTTAAACCACTGATTCAGCGACCTGATCTCAGGATGACTAAAACCGGCGGGTAGTCTGGCAAGATCCGGGGCAGGCTTTCAAGGGAAGAGCCTTTATTCTTAAGGCTCCGAGCGTAATTGCCTGCATAAAAACAGCAGATTTCATTCACCCGGAGCCCGACGATCAACCTTGCAATACTTCCAGGGTCAGATCGAGGCACTTGCGCGCCTTGGTCACCAGCTCATCAATCTCGTCTTTGCTGATTACCAGCGGCGGCGCAATGATCATGGTGTCGCCAACGGCGCGCATGATCAGCCCGTTTTCAAAGCAGAATTGTCGGCAAATCATGCCGGCGCCGCGGCCCTCATAACGTTTGCGGGTGGCTTTGTCCTGAACCAGTTCAATGGCTCCCAACAGGCCCACACCGCGCACTTCGCCCACCAACGGGTGATCGTTCAGTTCACGTAGACGCTTTTGCAAATACGGTGCCGTTTCTGCGTGAACCTTCTCGATAATTTTTTCTTCGCGCAGGATGCGGATGTTTTCCAGCGCAACGGCGGCGGCAACCGGGTGACCGGAGTAGGTGAAACCGTGGTTGAAATCGCCCCCTTCGTTAAGCACGGCGACCACTTCGTCGCGCACGATCAGGCCACCCATCGGGATGTAACCCGAGGTCAGGCCCTTGGCGATGGTCATCATGTCGGGTTTGAGGCCGTAGAAATCGCTACCGAACCACTCACCGGTGCGGCCAAAGCCACATATAACTTCGTCAGCCACGAACAGGATGTCGTACTTGGCCAGAATCTCCTTGATTCGCGGCCAGTAGGTATCGGGCGGAATGATCACGCCGCCTGCGCCCTGAATCGGCTCGGCAATAAAGGCACCGACCTTGTCGACGCCGATTTCGAGAATCTTTTCTTCCAGCTGGTTGGCCGCCCAGATACCGAACTCTTCCGGGGACATGTCGCCGCCTTCGGCAAACCAGTACGGTTGGGCAATGTGCGTGATGCCCGGGATCGGCAAGTCACCCTGTTCATGCATGTAGGTCATGCCGCCCAGGCTGGCACCGGCCACGGTTGAGCCGTGGTAGCCGTTCTTGCGGCTGATGATGACCTTCTTCTCGGGTTGGCCTTTGATCGCCCAGTAGTGGCGAACCATGCGCAACATGGTGTCGTTGCCTTCAGAACCGGAACCGGTGAAGAACACGTGGTTCATGCCTTCGGGGGCGATCTGGGCGATGACTTTGGACAGCTCGAGCACTGGCGGGTGAGCGGTCATGAAAAACAGGTTGTAGTACGCCAGCTCGCGCATTTGCTTACTGGCCACATCGGCCAGTTCGTCACGTCCGTAGCCAATGGCAACACACCACAGGCCGGCCATGCCGTCGAGAATTTTGTGACCTTCGCTGTCCCACAGGTACACGCCCTTGGCGTGAGTGACAATGCGCGGCCCGACTTCTTTCAATTGCTTGAAATCACTGAATGGCGCCAGGTGATGGTCGTTGCTCAGTTGTTGCCAGTGGAGGGTTTGCGGGTTCTTGTTGGTCATACAGAGCTCTCCTTTATTCCGTGAGGTGCCGCGCCTTCCTGGCGCAGCACTCCTGGTGACAGACGGGGTGGATCAGACGGCGAACAGCAGGAACTCCCGCTCCCACGAACTGATGACACGCTTGAAGTTTTCATGCTCGGCACGTTTGACTGCGATGTAACCCGCAATGAATTTGGTGCCCAGGTACTTTTCGACAGTCTTGCTGCTTTCCATGCGTGCCAGTGCTTCTTCAAGGGTCAGAGGCAGGCGCAGGTTGCGGCGTTCATAACCGCGGCCCACTACGGGAGCGCTCGGATTGATCCCTTCAACCATGCCGATATAGCCACACAGCAAGCTGGCAGCAATCGCCAGGTACGGGTTGGCGTCGGCGCCCGGCAAGCGGTTCTCGACCCGGCGGTTTTGCGGGCCGGCATCCGGCACGCGCAGACCTACGGTCCGGTTCTCTTCGCCCCATTCCACGTTTACCGGCGCCGAGGTATCAGGCAGGAAGCGGCGGAAGGAGTTCACGTTCGGCGCAAACAGTGGCAGCAGTTCAGGAATGAACTTCTGCAAGCCGCCGATGTGATTCAGGAACAGCTGGCTCATGGTTCCATCTTCATTGGAGAAGATGTTTTTGCCGGTTTCGATGTCGATGATGCTCTGGTGCAAGTGCATGGCGCTGCCAGGCTCGCCGGTCATGGGTTTGGCCATGAAGGTAGCGGCTACGTCGTGCTTGAGCGCGGCTTCGCGCATGGTGCGTTTGAACACCAGAATCTGGTCGGCCAGCGACAGTGCGTCGCCGTGACGGAAGTTGATTTCCATCTGCGCGGTGCCGTCTTCGTGGATCAGGGTGTCCAGATCCAGCTCTTGCAACTCGCACCAGTCGTATACGTCTTCGAACAGCGGATCGAATTCGTTGGCCGCTTCAATGGAGAACGACTGACGGCCGGTCTCGGGGCGTCCCGAGCGTCCGATCGGTGGCTGCAACGGGTAGTCCGGGTCGTCGCTGCGCTTGGTCAGGTAGAACTCCATCTCTGGCGCCACAATCGGCTGCCAGCCGTGATCGGCATAGAGTTTGAGGACCTTTTTCAGCACGTTGCGCGGCGACAGCTCAATCGGGTTGCCCTGTTTGTCGTAGGTGTCGTGAATCACCTGGGCCGTGGGTTCTATCGCCCAGGGCACCATAAACACAGCGTTCTGGTCCGGACGGCAGATCATGTCGATATCGGCAGGGTCCA
Coding sequences within it:
- a CDS encoding polyamine ABC transporter substrate-binding protein, giving the protein MKASGFKKAGKTLLALSLMGVMAGAAQAADKVLHIYNWSDYIAPDTVKKFEDQTGIKVVYDVFDSNETLEAKLLAGKSGYDIVVPSNNFLAKQIKAGVYQELDRSKLPDWKNLDPALLKAVGDASDKDNKHAFPYMWGTIGIGYNPEKVKAALGVDTIDSWDVLFKPENAEKLKSCGISFLDSPTEMIPAALHYLGYPTDSQDKKQLAEAEALFLKIRPSVGYFHSSKYISDLANGNICVAVGYSGDLEQSISRAKEAGGKVKLKYAIPKEGAGSFYDMVAIPKDAENVDAAYAWMNFLMQPEIMAEITNSVRFPNGNKAATPLVNKDISGDPSIYPSDEVKAKLYAISDLPPATLRLLTRSWTKIKSGK
- a CDS encoding aspartate aminotransferase family protein; this encodes MTNKNPQTLHWQQLSNDHHLAPFSDFKQLKEVGPRIVTHAKGVYLWDSEGHKILDGMAGLWCVAIGYGRDELADVASKQMRELAYYNLFFMTAHPPVLELSKVIAQIAPEGMNHVFFTGSGSEGNDTMLRMVRHYWAIKGQPEKKVIISRKNGYHGSTVAGASLGGMTYMHEQGDLPIPGITHIAQPYWFAEGGDMSPEEFGIWAANQLEEKILEIGVDKVGAFIAEPIQGAGGVIIPPDTYWPRIKEILAKYDILFVADEVICGFGRTGEWFGSDFYGLKPDMMTIAKGLTSGYIPMGGLIVRDEVVAVLNEGGDFNHGFTYSGHPVAAAVALENIRILREEKIIEKVHAETAPYLQKRLRELNDHPLVGEVRGVGLLGAIELVQDKATRKRYEGRGAGMICRQFCFENGLIMRAVGDTMIIAPPLVISKDEIDELVTKARKCLDLTLEVLQG
- a CDS encoding glutamine synthetase family protein, which codes for MSNNLDQLTDWLKDHKITEVECMIADLTGITRGKISPTNKFIAEKGMRLPESVLLQTVTGDYVEDDIYYELLDPADIDMICRPDQNAVFMVPWAIEPTAQVIHDTYDKQGNPIELSPRNVLKKVLKLYADHGWQPIVAPEMEFYLTKRSDDPDYPLQPPIGRSGRPETGRQSFSIEAANEFDPLFEDVYDWCELQELDLDTLIHEDGTAQMEINFRHGDALSLADQILVFKRTMREAALKHDVAATFMAKPMTGEPGSAMHLHQSIIDIETGKNIFSNEDGTMSQLFLNHIGGLQKFIPELLPLFAPNVNSFRRFLPDTSAPVNVEWGEENRTVGLRVPDAGPQNRRVENRLPGADANPYLAIAASLLCGYIGMVEGINPSAPVVGRGYERRNLRLPLTLEEALARMESSKTVEKYLGTKFIAGYIAVKRAEHENFKRVISSWEREFLLFAV